One window of Quercus robur chromosome 12, dhQueRobu3.1, whole genome shotgun sequence genomic DNA carries:
- the LOC126710549 gene encoding uncharacterized protein LOC126710549 isoform X1, with protein MRGETEAVNILVSLTLICAFVFVYSDIDVDVLNEILHKILSWCARVSVAIVLLMVFIQSRMDVFRELSRELGDGIVQNLGNSGLLGPRRHHASCHCHTIREGTSGFMVQKLKHDLIKKIYDGVYQVNVENIGNVIYNVAPRVDSLSRESYNLAVACSNEFVLKNIFCFNPNCNQVCYVMEHYEQNFKQWLQENSLSDQQGKNLNPEFLQILRDVLRGIGYLHRVKNRCHGKLSETNIVVVNGRAKITGMVGPRLQDHYSDYKHLATIVRKSFETEQHDIPTELKLFLTYISKTEPSRYASKLYTHTHINIYCKISHLNFFLFLSRLLNIENHPIFLSPLQRLSYRVIAHTILYFGKSKRSFALALNEKLGKCEWKLNVRTTGTFVMVLDRYNYLGNLSEKQRKKIVEYKDSAISFMRFCRNVVAHLKDNNVKRDPGQRKKLTVKEVEEELNGYWPEFMPILHEILLEHGHLMVVHDAVLK; from the exons ATGCGGGGAGAGACGGAGGCAGTAAATATTCTGGTGTCTCTGACACTGATCTGCGCTTTCGTTTTTGTCTACTCTGATATTGATGTCGAT GTTCTAAATGAGATACTTCATAAGATTCTAAGTTGGTGTGCTCGCGTTAGTGTTGCAATTGTGCTTCTGATGGTTTTTATCCAGTCACGGATGGATGTTTTTCGTGAGTTAAGCCGTGAATTAGGTGATGGAATT GTTCAGAATTTAGGCAACAGTGGATTATTGGGCCCAAGGAGACACCATGCTTCTTGTCATTGTCATACCATAAGGGAAGGAACTAGTGGTTTCATGGTTCAAAAACTGAAACatgatttgataaaaaaaatctatgatgGGGTGTACCAAGTCAATGTAGAGAACATAGGCAATGTCATCTATAATGTTGCACCACGAGTTGATTCATTAAGTAGAGAATCGTACAATTTGGCAGTTGCATGCTCTAATGAGTTTGTGTTGaagaatattttttgtttcaatccAAACTGTAACCAAGTTTGCTATGTAATGGAGCACTACgaacaaaatttcaaacaatgGTTGCAAGAGAATTCTCTCTCTGATCAACAAGGCAAAAATCTGAATCCAGAATTTCTTCAAATTCTTAG GGATGTTTTAAGGGGCATTGGTTATCTCCATCGTGTGAAAAATAGATGTCATGGCAAGTTAAGTGAGACAAATATTGTGGTCGTGAATGGTCGGGCCAAGATTACAGGAATGGTCGGGCCAAGATTACAGGATCATTATTCAGATTATAAGCACTTGGCGACCATTGTTCGAAAATCCTTCGAAACCGAGCAACATGACATTCCAACAGAACTTAAATTGTTTCTTACCTACATCTCAAAGACAGAACCCAGCCGGTATGCAAGTAAACTttacacacacacgcacattaatatttattgtaaaatatctCACTTAAACTTCTTTTTATTCTTGTCCAGGTTGCTCAATATTGAAAATCATCCAATTTTTCTATCCCCTTTACAAAGATTGAGCTACAGGGTGATTGCTCATACTATCTTGTATTTTGGAAAGTCGAAAAGGTCCTTTGCGTTGGCACTAAATGAAAAGCTTGGTAAATGTGAATGGAAGCTCAATGTCAGAACTACTGGTACATTTGTTATGGTGCTTGATCGTTATAATTACCTGGGAAATTTGTCAgaaaaacaaaggaagaaaatcGTTGAATATAAGGATTCCGCCATATCTTTTATGCGGTTTTGCAGAAATGTTGTGGCGCACCTCAAGGACAATAATGTTAAACGAGAT CCAGGGCAGCGTAAGAAATTGACTGTGAAGGAAGTCGAGGAAGAGCTTAATGGATACTGGCCTGAGTTCATGCCCATTTTACATGAAATCCTTCTTGAACATGGCCATCTTATGGTTGTACACGATGC GGTTCTCAAGTGA
- the LOC126710549 gene encoding uncharacterized protein LOC126710549 isoform X2 produces MRGETEAVNILVSLTLICAFVFVYSDIDVDVLNEILHKILSWCARVSVAIVLLMVFIQSRMDVFRELSRELGDGIVQNLGNSGLLGPRRHHASCHCHTIREGTSGFMVQKLKHDLIKKIYDGVYQVNVENIGNVIYNVAPRVDSLSRESYNLAVACSNEFVLKNIFCFNPNCNQVCYVMEHYEQNFKQWLQENSLSDQQGKNLNPEFLQILRDVLRGIGYLHRVKNRCHGKLSETNIVVVNGRAKITGMVGPRLQDHYSDYKHLATIVRKSFETEQHDIPTELKLFLTYISKTEPSRLLNIENHPIFLSPLQRLSYRVIAHTILYFGKSKRSFALALNEKLGKCEWKLNVRTTGTFVMVLDRYNYLGNLSEKQRKKIVEYKDSAISFMRFCRNVVAHLKDNNVKRDPGQRKKLTVKEVEEELNGYWPEFMPILHEILLEHGHLMVVHDAVLK; encoded by the exons ATGCGGGGAGAGACGGAGGCAGTAAATATTCTGGTGTCTCTGACACTGATCTGCGCTTTCGTTTTTGTCTACTCTGATATTGATGTCGAT GTTCTAAATGAGATACTTCATAAGATTCTAAGTTGGTGTGCTCGCGTTAGTGTTGCAATTGTGCTTCTGATGGTTTTTATCCAGTCACGGATGGATGTTTTTCGTGAGTTAAGCCGTGAATTAGGTGATGGAATT GTTCAGAATTTAGGCAACAGTGGATTATTGGGCCCAAGGAGACACCATGCTTCTTGTCATTGTCATACCATAAGGGAAGGAACTAGTGGTTTCATGGTTCAAAAACTGAAACatgatttgataaaaaaaatctatgatgGGGTGTACCAAGTCAATGTAGAGAACATAGGCAATGTCATCTATAATGTTGCACCACGAGTTGATTCATTAAGTAGAGAATCGTACAATTTGGCAGTTGCATGCTCTAATGAGTTTGTGTTGaagaatattttttgtttcaatccAAACTGTAACCAAGTTTGCTATGTAATGGAGCACTACgaacaaaatttcaaacaatgGTTGCAAGAGAATTCTCTCTCTGATCAACAAGGCAAAAATCTGAATCCAGAATTTCTTCAAATTCTTAG GGATGTTTTAAGGGGCATTGGTTATCTCCATCGTGTGAAAAATAGATGTCATGGCAAGTTAAGTGAGACAAATATTGTGGTCGTGAATGGTCGGGCCAAGATTACAGGAATGGTCGGGCCAAGATTACAGGATCATTATTCAGATTATAAGCACTTGGCGACCATTGTTCGAAAATCCTTCGAAACCGAGCAACATGACATTCCAACAGAACTTAAATTGTTTCTTACCTACATCTCAAAGACAGAACCCAGCCG GTTGCTCAATATTGAAAATCATCCAATTTTTCTATCCCCTTTACAAAGATTGAGCTACAGGGTGATTGCTCATACTATCTTGTATTTTGGAAAGTCGAAAAGGTCCTTTGCGTTGGCACTAAATGAAAAGCTTGGTAAATGTGAATGGAAGCTCAATGTCAGAACTACTGGTACATTTGTTATGGTGCTTGATCGTTATAATTACCTGGGAAATTTGTCAgaaaaacaaaggaagaaaatcGTTGAATATAAGGATTCCGCCATATCTTTTATGCGGTTTTGCAGAAATGTTGTGGCGCACCTCAAGGACAATAATGTTAAACGAGAT CCAGGGCAGCGTAAGAAATTGACTGTGAAGGAAGTCGAGGAAGAGCTTAATGGATACTGGCCTGAGTTCATGCCCATTTTACATGAAATCCTTCTTGAACATGGCCATCTTATGGTTGTACACGATGC GGTTCTCAAGTGA
- the LOC126710547 gene encoding uncharacterized protein LOC126710547, producing MMLRRKLKTLNDLKRKIMDELKLNPAWYDIKIIYRCPQEVLHERINYGYMAIKEDKHVKMMFNRIQKMPQVNAAELYVSLEAPADNTTEVVQETTTALQFTALDDGCTTMGGYTMGGYTTQETTMGGYTLPSQDHVANTSETLYREETHLEEEDEDEDHVANDGENVEVVDEYEERIEQGDFENDVDEHEVVPNFEEENMEDHDEGDANDDIGVQYNRNTTTGYRPPAESFYSNTWEDMVDPSRLQIPFVSTWEDGMHFSKGLTFANKDAVKHALIIYAAKDNRNFIIRRSTKSKLCAACVDDNCMWYVGAYMKTKFNGMWMVTSYVGPHTCIPFGLKRDGRMMDSHFVASEIVGKLQKNHTTRIDDLWEIIRTKYNHELSYYKVWDAKQKAIAKIFGDWEESYQKLRKLLLAYLDEDSGTQYSYHTIPRPHEGTALLRYVYWAFAPCIAAFQYCRPVISIDGTHLYGKYKGVLMIAMATDANQKVLPLAFAVVDKESGASWGWFLECLRISIEHVIPNDGICIISDRHKGIKCAIREWPRREDGREQVYHRYCLRHVASNFNRHFDNPILKALALKAGYASNEAKFKSIMETIKEAEINLLRGVDPTDTRIERYMPYTYLVSEDVEKWTQSHDGGRRYGAMTTNISECFNGVLKGARGLPIAAMVHFTWCKLVAYFHDRHKQITSDLSRGKLWSDYAMEIYSRNEQKIAGHTVRNFNHAEGVYQVVTPYNDHRGGGGNHSHEVRIFARTCGCRKWQNLKIPCSHAIKVLQDLHLNATNYIDPCYSLNNAILTYSHNFVVPKSESEWRDVSGPRWVPDPLLLRGTGRPVKSRIRNEMDGVRREQGSRREDPDLRETQPRQRCGVCHQEGHNRRSCPNSRGASTSGTAIN from the coding sequence ATGATGTTACGTCGTAAGTTGAAGACgttgaatgatttgaagaggaaaataatggACGAATTGAAATTGAATCCTGCTTGGTATGACATCAAGATTATTTATCGTTGCCCACAAGAAGTCCTTCATGAACGGATAAATTATGGGTATATGGCGATCAAAGAAGATAAACATGTAAAGATGATGTTTAATAGGATCCAGAAAATGCCCCAAGTAAATGCTGCTGAGTTGTATGTAAGTTTGGAGGCGCCTGCAGATAACACTACTGAGGTGGTGCAAGAAACAACTACGGCTTTACAATTTACAGCCCTAGATGATGGATGCACTACAATGGGAGGGTATACGATGGGAGGGTATACTACACAAGAAACAACGATGGGAGGTTATACGCTCCCATCTCAAGATCATGTTGCTAATACTAGTGAAACCCTCTATCGTGAAGAGACACATTTAGAggaggaagacgaagacgaagatcaTGTTGCGAATGATGGTGAAAATGTTGAGGTTGTGGATGAGTACGAAGAGAGGATTGAGCAAGGCGACTTTGAGAACGATGTGGATGAACATGAAGTCGTTCCcaattttgaagaggaaaatatggagGACCATGATGAAGGTGATGCAAATGATGATATTGGTGTCCAGTATAATAGAAATACGACCACTGGCTACAGACCTCCTGCTGAGTCATTCTACTCAAATACTTGGGAAGATATGGTTGATCCTTCACGTCTTCAAATACCATTTGTCTCTACTTGGGAAGATGGGATGCATTTTtctaaagggttgacttttgcaaataaagATGCGGTGAAGCATGCATTGATAATATACGCAGCAAAggataatagaaattttataatcCGGAGGTCGACCAAATCGAAATTGTGCGCCGCATGTGTTGATGACAACTGCATGTGGTATGTTGGGGCATACATGAAGACTAAATTCAATGGTATGTGGATGGTTACGTCTTATGTGGGTCCACACACTTGTATACCCTTTGGCCTAAAAAGAGATGGTAGAATGATGGATTCGCATTTTGTTGCATcagaaattgtgggaaaattgcaaaaaaatcacACTACACGTATTGATGACCTATGGGAGATCATACGTACTAAGTATAATCATgagctttcttactataaagtatgggacgcaaaacaaaaggcaattgcTAAGATATTTGGGGATTGGGAGGAGTCTTACCAAAAGTTGCGAAAGTTGTTGTTGGCATACTTGGATGAGGACTCAGGTACCCAGTACAGCTATCACACCATACCTAGGCCACACGAAGGTACTGCGTTACTACGCTATGTATATTGGGCATTCGCTCCATGCATTGCTGCATTCCAATATTGCAGGCCAGTGATTAGTATTGACGGGACTCATCTGTATGGTAAATACAAAGGGGTATTGATGATTGCAATGGCAACCGATGCTAACCAAAAGGTTTTGCCTCTCGCCTTCGCTGTTGTGGACAAGGAGTCAGGGGCTAGTTGGGGATGGTTTTTAGAGTGTCTCAGGATTTCCATAGAGCATGTCATACCTAACGATGGCATTTGTATTATTTCTGACCGACATAAAGGTATTAAATGTGCCATTCGAGAGTGGCCTAGACGTGAGGACGGAAGAGAACAGGTATATCATcgatattgccttcgacatgttgctagcaacttcaacagACACTTTGATAACCCGATTCTAAAGGCATTGGCCTTGAAAGCTGGATATGCGAGTAATGAAGCTAAATTTAAGTCCATAATGGAAACCATTAAGGAGGCCGAGATTAATTTACTGAGGGGTGTAGACCCTACTGATACGCGGATTGAACGTTATATGCCGTACACATATCTAGTGAGTGAGGATGTGGAGAAATGGACCCAGTCACATGATGGTGGAAGACGTTacggggcaatgacaaccaatatcTCCGAGTGCTTTAATGGGGTACTTAAAGGTGCCCGCGGTTTGCCCATTGCTGCAATGGTTCATTTCACTTGGTGCAAACTTGTTGCATATTTCCACGATCGACATAAACAAATTACTTCTGATCTCTCTCGAGGTAAGCTGTGGAGTGATTATGCAATGGAGATCTATAGCAGAAATGAGCAGAAAATTGCAGGACACACTGTGAGGAATTTTAATCATGCAGAGGGTGTATATCAGGTGGTTACCCCATACAATGACCATAGAGGTGGAGGGGGAAACCACAGTCATGAAGTGCGCATATTTGCTAGAACATGTGGTTGCAGAAAGTGGCAAAACTTGaagatcccttgttcacatgcaattaaagttCTTCAAGATCTGCATCTCAATGCGACCAACTATATTGACCCATGTTACAGTTTGAACAACGCCATTCTCACATATTCACATAATTTTGTGGTACCAAAGTCAGAGTCTGAGTGGAGGGACGTTTCCGGACCACGATGGGTGCCTGACCCACTGCTGTTGCGGGGCACAGGTCGTCCTGTGAAGTCAAgaataaggaatgaaatggatggGGTACGGCGAGAACAGGGAAGCCGGAGGGAAGATCCGGACTTGAGGGAGACTCAACCGAGGCAACGATGCGGAGTGTGTCATCAAGAGGGGCATAACCGTAGAAGTTGTCCCAATTCCCGTGGGGCATCGACAAGTGGTACTGCTATAAACTAG
- the LOC126710553 gene encoding calreticulin-3-like, which yields MNEEIVKDLEDFGNNSRKSPADWEDREYIDDPSEVKPEGYDSIPKEIPDPKAKEPHNWDDEENGAWKPPKVPNPAYKGPWKPKKIKNPNYKGKWKTPWIDNPEFEDDPDVYGLKPIKYVGIEVWQVKGGSVYDNVLICDDPDYATQVVEEVFANREIEKEAFEEAEKVRKAREEEEAQRARQEGERRRRERGYDRR from the exons ATGAATGAAGAAATTGTTAAAGACTTGGAGGACTTTGGAAACAACAGCAGAAAATCT CCTGCAGACTGGGAGGATAGGGAATATATTGATGATCCTAGTGAGGTTAAACCTGAG GGATATGATTCAATTCCAAAAGAAATTCCAGACCCAAAAGCTAAAGAG CCTCATAACTGGGATGATGAAGAGAATGGTGCGTGGAAACCCCCAAAGGTACCTAATCCAGCGTATAAAGGACCATGGAAGCCCAAG AAAATTAAGAACCCCAATTATAAAGGAAAATGGAAGACTCCTTGGATTGATAATCCAG AGTTTGAAGATGACCCTGATGTTTATGGGCTTAAGCCAATTAAGTATGTAGGAATTGAGGTTTGGCAG GTAAAGGGTGGGTCAGTTTACGACAATGTTTTGATCTGTGATGACCCAGATTATGCAACACAAGTTGTGGAAGAAGTATTTGCAAACAGGGAG ATTGAAAAAGAGGCCTTTGAGGAAgcagagaaagtgagaaaagcACGAGAGGAAGAG GAAGCTCAAAGAGCAAGACAAGAAGGTGAAAGGAGGAGAAGAGAGCGGGGTTATGATCGACGGTAG